From a single Candidatus Brevundimonas phytovorans genomic region:
- a CDS encoding ClpXP protease specificity-enhancing factor SspB, protein MTDQSPPVDEMFYEQLAQDALRGVIRSALERAAEPAGIPGAHHFYITFKTRAPGVSVPPDVLAKYPDEMTIVLQHQYWDLDVQHDRFSIMLKFGGMPKVLAMPYSAVTRFYDPSVQFLLQFEEPEIVEAEIAPLTPPARDPNAAPPPSGDDDGPKVVSLDQFRKK, encoded by the coding sequence ATGACGGATCAATCTCCCCCGGTCGACGAGATGTTCTATGAGCAACTCGCCCAGGACGCCCTTCGCGGCGTGATCCGCTCTGCGCTGGAACGCGCCGCCGAGCCGGCCGGCATCCCCGGCGCGCACCATTTCTACATCACCTTCAAGACGCGGGCGCCCGGCGTCTCGGTGCCGCCCGACGTTCTGGCCAAGTACCCCGACGAGATGACCATCGTCCTGCAGCACCAGTACTGGGATCTCGACGTCCAGCACGACCGCTTCTCGATCATGCTGAAGTTCGGCGGCATGCCCAAGGTTCTGGCCATGCCCTATTCGGCCGTGACCCGTTTCTACGACCCCAGCGTCCAGTTCCTGCTGCAGTTCGAAGAGCCGGAAATCGTCGAGGCCGAGATCGCGCCCCTGACGCCGCCGGCCCGCGACCCGAACGCCGCCCCGCCCCCCTCGGGCGACGACGACGGCCCCAAGGTCGTCTCCCTGGACCAGTTCCGCAAGAAATAG
- a CDS encoding SMI1/KNR4 family protein, whose protein sequence is MRALADFSSKWSHPEYPPVRVLVADLKRAEDQLDSRLPSDYRDAVLSIGLPRPTTALLHSICEEEADFSDVAEFLAADEMVETTQAWRQMGLPKDKIAFASDCMGNLFVFDSGGLSQNSQVWFFDHDSGEIALLAASFDSWLQRYLDLKFVSLDD, encoded by the coding sequence ATGCGCGCGCTCGCCGATTTTTCATCGAAATGGTCGCATCCCGAATACCCGCCTGTACGGGTCCTAGTTGCCGACCTCAAGCGAGCGGAGGATCAGCTCGATAGCCGCTTGCCTAGCGACTACCGTGATGCCGTCCTCAGCATTGGCTTGCCGAGGCCGACAACTGCTCTTCTGCACAGCATCTGTGAAGAGGAAGCCGATTTTTCGGATGTGGCAGAGTTTCTCGCAGCAGACGAGATGGTCGAAACGACCCAGGCATGGCGACAGATGGGTTTGCCAAAAGACAAAATCGCCTTTGCTTCGGATTGCATGGGCAATTTGTTCGTCTTTGATAGCGGTGGGCTAAGCCAAAATTCCCAAGTGTGGTTCTTCGACCACGATAGCGGCGAGATCGCACTCTTAGCGGCGTCTTTTGACAGTTGGCTTCAGCGGTATCTGGACCTGAAGTTCGTGTCATTGGACGATTGA